A part of Aegilops tauschii subsp. strangulata cultivar AL8/78 chromosome 2, Aet v6.0, whole genome shotgun sequence genomic DNA contains:
- the LOC109741294 gene encoding probable lysophospholipase BODYGUARD 4 isoform X2, with translation MAALADLMPCPAKWPGAAMAALAAAVFAALDVVDVLLCLVYGVLDGFLEESPLGCYCHRNRGKAAATGEEEADGVSDTLYVRRSACRDALLRLLGPVGGGTRRKEDASPAKARSPRWSDCGCGKCGKWWSNGGDRLHFVLQEPTAPNKGAEETRSESDRGDDAIFIHGFTSSSSFWAQTVFPEPAAANHRRLIAVDLLGFGDSPKPANCAYTLRDHVEAIERSLVDPLHLGSFHLVSHSMGCTIAIALAAKHPARVKSVTLVAPLYFLPCEERASQVALRRLAEKKLWPPLLFGSAVMSWYEHIGRTICFVVCKNHRFWEWLIKILTRTSGVDIVVRDLTRHTHHSAWHTMHNVICGGARAQDRNLEALAAAGVPVRVVHGDADQVVPVECSSRHLKSKLPHAELRVVGGRDHRTVVFGREEELAQELRAF, from the exons ATGGCCGCGCTCGCAGATCTCATGCCGTGCCCCGCGAAATGGCCgggggcggcgatggcggcgctcGCGGCCGCCGTGTTCGCGGCCCTCGACGTCGTCGACGTGCTCCTCTGCCTCGTCTACGGCGTCCTCGACGGCTTCCTGGAGGAGAGCCCGCTCGGCTGCTACTGCCACCGGAACCgcggcaaggcggcggcgacgggggaggaggaggccgacgggGTGTCCGACACATTGTACGTCCGGAGGAGCGCGTGCCGGGACGCGCTGCTGCGGCTCCTCGGGCCGGTCGGCGGGGGGacgaggaggaaggaggacgCGTCGCCGGCGAAGGCCCGGAGCCCGCGGTGGTCCGACTGCGGATGCGGGAAGTGCGGGAAGTGGTGGAGCAACGGCGGCGACCGGCTGCACTTCGTCCTGCAGGAGCCGACGGCGCCCAACAAAG GTGCAGAGGAGACGCGGAGCGAGAGTGATCGCGGAGACGACGCCATCTTCATCCACGGCTtcacgtcctcctcctccttctggGCGCAGACCGTGTTCCCCGAACCCGCCGCCGCGAACCACCGCAGGCTGATCGCCGTGGATCTCCTCGGCTTCGGCGACAGCCCCAAGCCGGCGAACTGCGCGTACACGTTGCGGGACCACGTCGAGGCCATCGAGCGGAGCCTCGTCGATCCGCTCCACCTGGGCTCCTTCCACCTCGTCAGCCACTCGATGGGCTGCACCATCGCCATCGCCCTGGCCGCCAAGCACCCGGCGCGGGTCAAATCGGTCACGCTCGTCGCCCCG CTGTACTTCCTGCCGTGCGAGGAGAGGGCGAGCCAGGTGGCCCTGCGCAGGCTCGCCGAGAAGAAGCTCTGGCCGCCGTTGCTGTTCGGCTCGGCGGTGATGTCTTGGTACGAGCACATCGGGAGGACCATCTGCTTCGTCGTCTGCAAGAACCACCGGTTCTGGGAGTGGCTCATCAAGATCCTCACGCGCACGAG CGGCGTGGACATCGTGGTGAGGGACCTGACGAGGCACACGCACCACTCGGCGTGGCACACGATGCACAACGTGATCTGCGGCGGGGCGAGGGCGCAGGACCGGAACCTGgaggcgctggcggcggcgggggtgCCGGTGAGGGTGGTTCACGGCGACGCAGACCAGGTGGTCCCGGTCGAGTGCAGCAGCCGCCACCTGAAGTCGAAGCTCCCGCACGCGGAGCTCCGTGTCGTGGGCGGGCGCGACCACAGGACGGTGGTGTtcgggagggaggaggagctggcCCAAGAGCTCCGGGCGTTCTAG
- the LOC109741294 gene encoding probable lysophospholipase BODYGUARD 4 isoform X1: MAALADLMPCPAKWPGAAMAALAAAVFAALDVVDVLLCLVYGVLDGFLEESPLGCYCHRNRGKAAATGEEEADGVSDTLYVRRSACRDALLRLLGPVGGGTRRKEDASPAKARSPRWSDCGCGKCGKWWSNGGDRLHFVLQEPTAPNKGAEETRSESDRGDDAIFIHGFTSSSSFWAQTVFPEPAAANHRRLIAVDLLGFGDSPKPANCAYTLRDHVEAIERSLVDPLHLGSFHLVSHSMGCTIAIALAAKHPARVKSVTLVAPLYFLPCEERASQVALRRLAEKKLWPPLLFGSAVMSWYEHIGRTICFVVCKNHRFWEWLIKILTRTRDTFAWISAILLMHVLHQRRGHRGEGPDEAHAPLGVAHDAQRDLRRGEGAGPEPGGAGGGGGAGEGGSRRRRPGGPGRVQQPPPEVEAPARGAPCRGRARPQDGGVREGGGAGPRAPGVLVGLREGRVCRLMDTGE; encoded by the exons ATGGCCGCGCTCGCAGATCTCATGCCGTGCCCCGCGAAATGGCCgggggcggcgatggcggcgctcGCGGCCGCCGTGTTCGCGGCCCTCGACGTCGTCGACGTGCTCCTCTGCCTCGTCTACGGCGTCCTCGACGGCTTCCTGGAGGAGAGCCCGCTCGGCTGCTACTGCCACCGGAACCgcggcaaggcggcggcgacgggggaggaggaggccgacgggGTGTCCGACACATTGTACGTCCGGAGGAGCGCGTGCCGGGACGCGCTGCTGCGGCTCCTCGGGCCGGTCGGCGGGGGGacgaggaggaaggaggacgCGTCGCCGGCGAAGGCCCGGAGCCCGCGGTGGTCCGACTGCGGATGCGGGAAGTGCGGGAAGTGGTGGAGCAACGGCGGCGACCGGCTGCACTTCGTCCTGCAGGAGCCGACGGCGCCCAACAAAG GTGCAGAGGAGACGCGGAGCGAGAGTGATCGCGGAGACGACGCCATCTTCATCCACGGCTtcacgtcctcctcctccttctggGCGCAGACCGTGTTCCCCGAACCCGCCGCCGCGAACCACCGCAGGCTGATCGCCGTGGATCTCCTCGGCTTCGGCGACAGCCCCAAGCCGGCGAACTGCGCGTACACGTTGCGGGACCACGTCGAGGCCATCGAGCGGAGCCTCGTCGATCCGCTCCACCTGGGCTCCTTCCACCTCGTCAGCCACTCGATGGGCTGCACCATCGCCATCGCCCTGGCCGCCAAGCACCCGGCGCGGGTCAAATCGGTCACGCTCGTCGCCCCG CTGTACTTCCTGCCGTGCGAGGAGAGGGCGAGCCAGGTGGCCCTGCGCAGGCTCGCCGAGAAGAAGCTCTGGCCGCCGTTGCTGTTCGGCTCGGCGGTGATGTCTTGGTACGAGCACATCGGGAGGACCATCTGCTTCGTCGTCTGCAAGAACCACCGGTTCTGGGAGTGGCTCATCAAGATCCTCACGCGCACGAG GGACACATTTGCCTGGATCTCTGCCATTTTGCTCATGCATGTACTTCATCAGCGGCGTGGACATCGTGGTGAGGGACCTGACGAGGCACACGCACCACTCGGCGTGGCACACGATGCACAACGTGATCTGCGGCGGGGCGAGGGCGCAGGACCGGAACCTGgaggcgctggcggcggcgggggtgCCGGTGAGGGTGGTTCACGGCGACGCAGACCAGGTGGTCCCGGTCGAGTGCAGCAGCCGCCACCTGAAGTCGAAGCTCCCGCACGCGGAGCTCCGTGTCGTGGGCGGGCGCGACCACAGGACGGTGGTGTtcgggagggaggaggagctggcCCAAGAGCTCCGGGCGTTCTAGTCGGGCTGCGAGAAGGCAGGGTGTGCAGGCTAATGGATACTGGGGAATGA